Genomic window (Deinococcus yavapaiensis KR-236):
GGGTGTGGCTGAGCCACGGACCCAACGCACGTCCTGCGCCAGCAATCGGTCCATGTACGTCCAGCCGTACTTCTGGATGATCTTGTAGAACTGGTACAGCACGGCGTCGTCATCGTTCGGGTACACCAGGACGATCTTGCCCTTCCATTTCGGATCGAGGTAATCGATCGCGTCGAGGGGAGCTTGATCTGCCGGAGTCGCGGCTACGTTCGAGACGTTCGAGAAGCTGTAGATGAGCATGCCGGTGTAGGCGCCGCTGACGTCTTTGAATTTCGCGGGGACCTGATTCCAGCCGACGGGTTTGTACGGCAGCAGGGCACCTTGGGATTTCCAACGATCGAAGTTGTGAAGTGTCTGCAAAAGAGCGACGTCTGTGGACACGTTCTTGGATGCCAACTGCTGGTCGATTCGGCCCTCGTGGTACTTGCTGAGGTCGACCGTCACTTTGATGTTCACGCCTGGGAACGCTGCCTTGAAGGCTTGGACTGTGGCGTCCTGCTGGTTGACTTCATCGCCGCCCGCGAGCACTTCGAGGGTGCCGCCTTCCTTGAGGGCGGCTTGATA
Coding sequences:
- a CDS encoding ABC transporter substrate-binding protein, with the protein product MTRALIHLTSILLLSSTAALAQVAPNARVERDGEGRTLPELYQAALKEGGTLEVLAGGDEVNQQDATVQAFKAAFPGVNIKVTVDLSKYHEGRIDQQLASKNVSTDVALLQTLHNFDRWKSQGALLPYKPVGWNQVPAKFKDVSGAYTGMLIYSFSNVSNVAATPADQAPLDAIDYLDPKWKGKIVLVYPNDDDAVLYQFYKIIQKYGWTYMDRLLAQDVRWVRGSATPIPTLLQEPGTVSFTTAFPLVPVPNLPLRFNVPRTDSFLTWAQTAAIFKDAKHPAAAKLFLSFLLSKEFQANAPFWPIRNDLPAPQGWKPLSEYNTNHTDFKAFMRDRATVERFRLQIERYIGTPQGPSPLVDGR